From the Purpureocillium takamizusanense chromosome 6, complete sequence genome, one window contains:
- a CDS encoding uncharacterized protein (COG:S~TransMembrane:1 (i21-39o)~EggNog:ENOG503NX7R), giving the protein MDKMLQPQPRRSLLGRPRPRIILLVVLAAVTTWFLLFSGPAPQLHIVPYLHDQTGAKGATNPEKPLSDNMNADSHHDEPTGTKAEWDIDIEDLRSWNDPDDKEDPNDTLPGFETDGTSRSPGDVGRLQHEKDLRKMWRYAYKTTANLKSSNLIYGNTMKTLTLKDNRTETQSRMLREDPKSEASFAGEKPVRFNPYPDYNSDEWKQQGHAAYVPCKSATGEFVEDLLVFKGRPEKWPAPKFGSYELLGFDPNICWERDTRLGPYGLIEQRKKVGGEYEAIKWDNVNWGDLQQRCLKLNADRFDMTRAKKNAYLDAYPELAKPTPSPTPEEQKKDDTKDKQETKAKPDVPYNEKPPPKIKGRSPAKREVVKESRTAILLRSYTGMEYSENDKQVIRAMISELNLKTGGQYEVFLLVQSKGKDDRIFDDAEAYQKVLRENVPTEFHGITVLWNDEQVWNIYTELKDPNERTVHTAQWLSVQKFSHDHPQFDFIWNWEMDFRYTGHHYDLLNNLESFAKKQPRKYLWERNERWYIPEYHGDYDTTFRDDVAKRHGDDTVWGPPDLPFIKAVGPKPPVQSYKDDNYEWGVGEEADFITVGPMFDPIDSQWIIANHIWGYKDENHNSTDLPRRTTIVTQSRISKRLLDIMHVENMRGNHVASEMTPQTVALLHGFKAVFAPHPVFMDRDWRGEFLNKWFNPGPNGECGGRGSPMGWGRERRYQGTTWYYRAEPPNRLYNNWMGWIDTGVGGSRWEEQHGRPCLPSAMLHQVKNTEPTEADHKSGFSLAYG; this is encoded by the exons ATGGACAAGATGCTGCAACCACAACCCAGGCGCTCCCTACtggggcggccgaggccgagaataatcctcctcgtcgtcctcgccgccgtcacaaCATGGTTTCTCCTCTTCagcggcccagcgccgcagctgcaTATTGTGCCCTACCTCCATGACCAGACGGGCGCCAAGGGAGCCACAAACCCTGAAAAGCCCTTGAGCGACAACATGAACGCAGATTCCCACCACGACGAGCCCACGGGCACCAAGGCCGAGTGGGACATTGACATTGAGGACCTCCGCTCTTGGAACGACCCCGACGATAAGGAGGATCCCAACGATACTCTTCCGGGCTtcgagacggacgggactTCCAGATCCCCCGGCGACGTTGGTCGGCTGCAGCACGAGAAGGACCTGCGCAAGATGTGGCGCTACGCTTACAAGACCACGGCCAA CCTCAAGTCGTCAAACCTCATTTACGGCAACACCATGAAGACATTGACCCTCAAAGACAACCGCACTGAGACGCAGTCGCGCATGCTGCGAGAGGACCCCAAGTCCGAAGCTTCATTCGCTGGCGAGAAGCCCGTGCGCTTCAACCCTTACCCCGACTACAACAGCGACGAATGGAAGCAGCAGGGCCATGCAGCTTACGTCCCATGCAAGAGCGCAACTGGTGAGTTCGTTGAAGATCTGTTGGTCTTCAAGGGCCGGCCCGAGAAGTGGCCTGCGCCCAAGTTCGGCAGCTACGAGCTTCTCGGCTTCGATCCCAACATTTGCTGGGAGCGCGACACGAGGCTAGGCCCATACGGCTTAATCGAGCAGCGCAAAAAGGTTGGCGGCGAGTACGAGGCCATCAAGTGGGACAATGTCAACTGGGGCGATCTCCAGCAGCGATGCCTCAAGCTGAACGCCGACCGCTTTGACATGACCCGCGCCAAGAAGAACGCATATCTCGACGCGTACCCCGAGCTTGCGAAGCctacgccctcgccgactcCTGAGGAGCAGAAGAAGGATGACACCAAGGACAAGCAAGAGACGAAAGCAAAGCCCGACGTCCCCTATAACGAGAAGCCGCCACCTAAGATCAAGGGGCGCTCCCCCGCCAAACGCGAAGTCGTTAAGGAGTCGCGGACCGCCATCCTGCTGCGCTCTTACACAGGCATGGAATACAGCGAGAACGACAAGCAAGTCATCCGGGCCATGATTAGCGAGCTCAACctcaagacgggcggccaATACGAAGTGTTCCTGCTCGTCCAgtccaagggcaaggacgaTCGCATctttgacgacgccgaggcgtACCAAAAGGTGCTGCGCGAGAACGTGCCGACCGAGTTCCACGGCATCACCGTCCTCTGGAACGACGAGCAGGTCTGGAACATCTATACCGAGCTCAAGGACCCGAACGAGCGCACCGTGCACACGGCGCAGTGGCTGTCGGTACAAAAGTTCAGCCACGACCACCCGCAGTTTGACTTCATCTGGAACTGGGAGATGGACTTCCGCTACACCGGTCACCACTACGACCTGCTCAACAACCTCGAGAGCTTCGCTAAGAAGCAGCCGCGCAAGTACCTCTGGGAGCGAAACGAGCGCTGGTATATCCCCGAATACCACGGAGACTACGACACGACCTTCCGCGACGATGTCGCCAAgcgacacggcgacgacaccgtcTGGGGACCCCCAGACCTGCCCTTCATCAAGGCCGTGGGCCCCAAGCCGCCTGTCCAGTCGTACAAGGACGACAACTACGAGtggggcgtcggcgaggaggctgATTTCATCACCGTCGGCCCCATGTTCGACCCCATCGACAGCCAGTGGATTATCGCCAACCACATCTGGGGCTACAAGGACGAGAACCACAACTCGACCGATCTGCCGCGGCgcaccaccatcgtcacgCAGTCGCGCATCTCGAAGCGGCTCCTAGACATCATGCACGTGGAGAACATGCGAGGCAATCATGTTGCGTCCGAAATGACGCCGCAGaccgtcgctctcctccacGGCTTCAAGGCGGTCTTCGCTCCTCACCCCGTCTTCATGGACCGAGACTGGCGCGGCGAGTTCCTCAACAAGTGGTTCAACCCAGGCCCCAACGGCGAgtgtggcggccgaggcagcCCAATGGGCTggggccgcgagcgccggTACCAAGGCACCACGTGGTACTACCGTGCGGAGCCTCCGAATCGCCTGTACAACAACTGGATGGGCTGGATCGATaccggcgtcggcggctccaggTGGGAAGAGCAGCACGGGCGGCCTTGCCTGCCGTCAGCCATGCTGCACCAGGTCAAGAACACGGAGCCTACTGAAGCTGACCACAAGTCAGGCTTCAGCTTGGCTTACGGCTAA
- a CDS encoding uncharacterized protein (EggNog:ENOG503P798): MHLPPSTPAPRRFLLAKRSTHRGGGTQPQTQPLPPPLALHQQQQQQQQQQTPGGPPSHSQFQSTPRFGPPSSLSSSSVLRPRTQRRALDIEDVVDVDDEEEDDRERDGDGGGGRAADALIPVEEDDSMVAPRDSIEVESEGTVSAPQDDDDDVMAQASEEDADAASLDAIVDVDSQQQQDDTMQESPQEGRQAKRRKLSLSPLPDSSPLTRHLEQGAASPEPLHETSPRAAGSEDMDLPDSADESKHSPSERTANRDRSRAFRDRAAAAVQQPVFRPAPRFFKPVADTDDDDDDGAATDGLPAAFTPQRRGGPRYVPDGLAAELQGWLSEVKGWEEEAHDTQGHADPGGGGRGSRRRQSPREFVVEEVRPGRRMHLVRARPRGDGGDPGDGTTAPSRRIILAGQGKLTGLARRALVAVGSAVAVGGPVWDVDIGGETWTVACDWSVVS; encoded by the exons ATGCATCTACCGCCTTCG acgccggcgccgcggcgcttctTGTTGGCCAAGAGGAGCACGCACCGAGGTGGCGGGACGCAGCCGCAGACtcagccgctgccgccgccgctcgcccttcaccagcagcagcagcagcagcagcagcagcagactcCTGGCGGGCCGCCAAGTCACTCGCAATTTcagtcgacgccgcgctttgggccgccgtcgtcattgtcgtcgtcgtctgtgCTGCGGCCGAGAACGCAGCGGAGGGCGCTCGACATTGAGGACGTggtcgacgttgacgacgaggaggaagatgacaGGGAACGGGacggggatggcggcgggggccgggCTGCGGATGCTCTGATCCCCGTAGAGGAAGATGACAGTATGGTGGCACCACGGGACTCGATTGAAGTGGAATCCGAGGGTACCGTGAGCGCgccgcaggacgacgacgatgatgttATGGCGCAGGCAAgcgaggaggatgccgaTGCTGCATCACTGGATGCGATTGTTGATGTGGactcgcagcagcaacaggaTGACACGATGCAGGAGTCGCCACAAGAAGGCAGACAGGCAAAGAGGAGGAAACTCTCGCTGTCGCCCTTACCGGACTCTAGTCCTTTAACCCGGCATctcgagcagggcgcggcATCACCAGAGCCTCTTCATGAAAcctcgccgcgggcagcAGGGAGCGAGGACATGGACTTGCCTgacagcgccgacgagagCAAGCACTCCCCCTCGGAGCGCACCGCGAACAGAGACCGAAGCCGTGCCTTCCGcgaccgggcggcggcggcggtgcagcagcCCGTCTTCCGGCCGGCCCCGCGCTTCTTCAAACCTGTCGCAGacacggacgacgacgacgacgacggggcggccaCGGACGGGCTACCGGCCGCCTTCACGCCGCAGCGCAGGGGTGGCCCGCGGTACGTCCCCGacgggctggccgccgagctgcagggcTGGCTGTCCGAGGTCAAGgggtgggaggaggaagctCACGACACGCAAGGGCACGCCGAccctggaggcggcggccgcggaaGCAGACGACGGCAGTCGCCGCGCGAgttcgtcgtcgaggaggtccGCCCGGGGCGCAGGATGCACCTCGTCCGGGCGCGTCCGCggggcgacggaggcgaccctggggacgggacgacggcgccgtcgcggcggatcATCCTCGCTGGCCAAGGCAAGCTGACGGGTCTCGCACGGCGAGCCCTGGTGGCCGTGggcagcgccgtggccgtgggcgggcCGGTGTGGGATGTGGACATTGGGGGCGAGACGTGGACTGTCGCGTGCGACTGGAGTGTAGTATCATGA
- the FMT1 gene encoding Methionyl-tRNA formyltransferase (COG:J~BUSCO:EOG092631ML~EggNog:ENOG503P3MU) gives MTLPIIRRPALGFLHHHHRHHQHFHHHNHLVQPAALSRQAHPLATYPRHVHSRPFSSSSPCRCHQQQQQKKRASDPLRILFCGSDDFSCASLRALQAERARDPALVSALDVLVLPPRRTGRGFKQLREVPCKAVAEELGLRVHQRETFRNWNLPDGTNLVVVVSFGLFVPPRILNSAKYGGLNVHPSFLPDLRGPAPIHHALLRGDSHIGITLQTLDDKQFDHGAILAQTPHPGISVRPGAPLQEVIQDAAARGAELLVQGLRNGLHVPPYESLLEQQQRRPPQGQPLAHAPKVTKADAQVDWDAWTSGEEFARRARVFGSVWTHAVNDAGHERRVLFLDAEPVGAGNLRGEEVIVEFAHDDGSGEDWATHLRRVIVDEASGTCAVSVGKAVGVEEEGEGDGADANCREWLMVRRVKVDGKKEQNAATGLRPFLRRPPL, from the exons ATGACACTGCCCATCATCCGGCGGCCCGCCTTGGGCTtcctccatcaccaccaccgccaccaccagcacttccaccaccacaaccacctCGTCCAGCCCGCCGCTCTGTCACGACAGGCGCACCCCCTCGCCACATACCCACGACATGTCCACTCACGgcccttttcctcctcctcgccgtgccgctgtcaccagcagcagcagcagaagaagcgcgcGTCCGACCCGCTGCGCATCCTCTTCTGCGGCTCCGACGACTTCAGCTGCGCGTcgctgcgcgcgctgcaggcggagcgcgcgcgcgacccGGCGCTCGTCTCGGCGCTCGACGTCTTGGTGCTGCCACCGCGGCGCACGGGCAGGGGCTTcaagcagctgcgcgaggtgCCGTgcaaggccgtcgcggaGGAGCTCGGGCTGAGGGTGCATCAGCGGGAGACGTTTCGCAACTGGAAT TTGCCCGACGGGACGAACCTCGTCGTTGTAGTCTCGTTTGGACTGTTTGTGCCGCCGAGGATATTGAACTCGGCCAAGTACGGCGGGCTGAATGTTCACCCGTCATTTTTGCCAGA TCTACGAGGCCCCGCGCCCATCCACCACGCCCTCCTGCGTGGTGACTCGCACATCGGCATCACCCTGCAGaccctcgacgacaagcagtttgaccacggcgccatcctcgcgcaGACTCCGCACCCCGGCATTTCCGTGCGGCCAGGCGCTCCGCTGCAGGAGGTCATccaggacgcggcggcccggggTGCTGAGCTGCTCGTGCAGGGTCTGCGGAATGGGCTCCACGTGCCGCCGTACGAGAGCCtgctggagcagcagcagcggcggccgccgcagggtCAGCCGCTCGCGCACGCACCCAAGGTGACCAAGGCGGACGCGCAGGTCGACTGGGACGCCTGGACGTCGGGCGAGGAGtttgcgcggcgggcgcgcgtgtTCGGCTCGGTGTGGACGCACGCGGTGAATGACGCCGGGCACGAGAGGcgcgtcctcttcctcgatgCGGAGCCAGTGGGCGCCGGGAACTTGCGTGGGGAGGAGGTCATTGTTGAGTTTGCGCACGATGACGGGTCGGGCGAGGACTGGGCGACGCATCTGAGGAGGGTCATCGTGGACGAAGCCTCGGGAACATGCGCGGTGAGCGTCGGCAAGGCAGTgggagtggaggaggagggggagggagatggAGCCGATGCCAACTGCCGAGAGTGGCTCATGGTCCGACGGGTCAAGGTGGATGGCAAGAAGGAGCAAAATGCTGCAACTGGGCTTCGGCCATTCCTGAGGAGGCCGCCCCTGTGA